One Kribbella sp. NBC_00662 genomic region harbors:
- a CDS encoding cysteine desulfurase-like protein, translating to MCAFDVVAVRKQFPALDEGAAHFDGPGGSQTPQVVADAVSRTMTSALANRGQLTAAERRADEVVVGARAAMADLLGTTAEGIVFGRSMTQLTYDFSRTLAKNWSEGDEVIVTRLDHDANVRPWVQAAEAAGATIKWLGFDIATSELDDLAPLLTDRTRLVAVTGASNLLGTRPDTRKLADQVHEAGALIYVDGVHLTAHAPVDATYADFYVCSPYKFFGPHLGALTAAPELLETLKPDKLMPSSNVVPERFEFGTLPYELLAGTTAAVDFLAGLGGSGSTRRERLVSSLQLVEEYEDSLRDDLESRLAAIPGATLYGHAANRTPTLLFTLEGHSPAAVSEHLAKAGVNAPAGSFYAYEPARVLGLGPTGAVRAGLAPYTDQSDVDRLVTAVAALTGPRGTN from the coding sequence ATGTGTGCCTTCGATGTGGTGGCGGTCCGGAAGCAGTTCCCCGCACTCGACGAGGGGGCGGCGCATTTCGACGGCCCGGGCGGCTCGCAGACGCCGCAGGTCGTCGCCGACGCGGTCTCGAGAACGATGACCTCGGCGCTCGCGAACCGCGGCCAACTCACGGCCGCCGAGCGTCGCGCCGACGAGGTCGTCGTCGGCGCCCGCGCCGCGATGGCCGACCTGCTCGGCACCACTGCCGAGGGCATCGTCTTCGGCCGCAGCATGACCCAGCTGACCTACGACTTCTCGCGCACGCTCGCGAAGAACTGGTCCGAGGGCGATGAGGTGATCGTCACTCGTCTCGACCACGACGCGAACGTCCGCCCCTGGGTGCAGGCCGCCGAGGCAGCCGGTGCCACGATCAAGTGGCTCGGATTCGACATCGCGACCTCCGAGCTCGACGACCTGGCGCCGCTCCTCACCGATCGCACCCGCCTGGTCGCGGTCACCGGTGCCTCGAACCTGCTCGGCACGCGACCGGACACGCGCAAGCTGGCCGACCAGGTCCACGAGGCCGGCGCACTGATCTACGTCGACGGCGTGCACCTGACCGCTCACGCGCCGGTCGACGCGACGTACGCCGATTTCTACGTCTGCTCGCCGTACAAGTTCTTCGGGCCGCACCTCGGGGCGCTGACCGCCGCGCCGGAGCTGCTCGAGACGCTGAAGCCCGACAAGCTCATGCCGTCGTCGAACGTCGTACCGGAGCGCTTCGAGTTCGGCACGCTGCCGTACGAACTGCTGGCCGGCACGACCGCGGCCGTCGACTTCCTGGCCGGCCTCGGCGGGTCCGGCTCGACCCGTCGGGAGCGGCTTGTCAGCTCTCTCCAACTGGTCGAGGAGTACGAGGACAGCCTCCGGGACGACCTCGAGTCGCGCCTCGCGGCGATCCCCGGCGCCACCCTCTACGGCCACGCCGCGAACCGGACGCCGACTCTGCTCTTCACCCTCGAGGGTCACAGCCCGGCAGCCGTCTCCGAGCACCTCGCGAAGGCCGGCGTCAACGCTCCGGCCGGCTCGTTCTACGCGTACGAGCCTGCCCGCGTGCTCGGCCTCGGCCCGACCGGAGCGGTTCGCGCGGGCCTCGCGCCGTACACGGACCAGTCGGATGTCGACCGTCTCGTCACCGCGGTAGCCGCCTTGACCGGCCCGAGAGGCACTAACTAA
- a CDS encoding DMT family transporter, with protein sequence MSTVTTPDKAPVRAWLPVMLALAAIWGCSFLFISVGVRELPPLYLALGRVIAGSVVLLAILVVKREPLPRDPRIWAHSFVAGAIGSAIPWTLFGYGEERIPSLLAGIWNGITPLIVLPIAVLIFRTEVFSAQRGLGLLIGFTGMLVVLGAWRVDSGADLVGQGLCMLAAVFYGLAIPYQKKFLAGTTLSGTALSATLLLCATVQLAIVAPLVTRQAPPAPWSLSVEVVLSVIALGALGSGLAFVLNMRNIRLIGASRSSMVTYLMPVFSILVGVIVLHEHITWYQPVGGLIVLLGVAVSQGVLTSLRQKPVVAAQATI encoded by the coding sequence GTGAGTACCGTAACGACTCCTGACAAGGCTCCGGTCCGGGCCTGGCTCCCCGTCATGCTGGCCCTGGCCGCGATCTGGGGCTGCAGCTTCCTGTTCATCTCGGTCGGCGTGCGGGAGCTGCCGCCGCTCTACCTGGCGCTCGGCCGGGTGATCGCGGGCTCCGTCGTACTGCTCGCGATCCTGGTCGTGAAGCGCGAGCCGCTGCCGCGTGATCCGCGGATCTGGGCGCATTCGTTCGTCGCCGGCGCGATCGGATCGGCGATCCCGTGGACCCTGTTCGGGTACGGCGAGGAGCGGATCCCGTCCCTGCTGGCCGGCATCTGGAACGGCATCACCCCGTTGATCGTGCTGCCGATCGCCGTGCTGATCTTCCGGACCGAGGTGTTCTCGGCGCAGCGCGGGCTCGGGCTGCTGATCGGGTTCACCGGGATGCTCGTGGTGCTCGGCGCGTGGCGGGTGGACAGCGGCGCCGACCTGGTCGGGCAGGGGCTGTGCATGCTCGCGGCGGTGTTCTACGGGCTCGCGATCCCTTACCAGAAGAAGTTCCTGGCCGGGACGACATTGTCCGGTACTGCGCTGTCGGCAACGTTGTTGCTGTGCGCAACCGTACAGCTGGCGATCGTCGCGCCGCTGGTCACCCGGCAGGCGCCGCCCGCCCCGTGGTCGTTGTCGGTCGAGGTTGTGCTGAGCGTCATCGCCCTCGGCGCGCTCGGCAGCGGGCTCGCGTTCGTCCTGAACATGCGCAACATCCGCCTGATCGGCGCGAGCCGCTCGTCGATGGTCACATACCTGATGCCGGTCTTCTCGATCCTCGTCGGCGTGATCGTGCTGCACGAGCACATCACCTGGTACCAGCCGGTCGGCGGCCTCATCGTCCTGCTGGGAGTAGCGGTCTCGCAGGGCGTCCTGACCTCGCTCCGCCAGAAGCCCGTCGTCGCGGCCCAGGCGACCATCTGA
- a CDS encoding DMT family transporter — MTTTAAPPAASTRQHHVVGLVSAFGIGMLVAVQSRLNGELGGILGDGIPAALISFGTGLLILLVATAVVPPVRRALGNVWRTIRTPMRGYGGLRWWQCLGGLAGAFLVATQSITVSVIGVAVFLVAGVAGQAISSLVVDRLGFGPAGPQPLTTIRIVGAMIALVAVGLAVSEQVSHPDGLLLAILPALGGVGTAVQQAINGRVARTASTGGYGAVAAGVVNFLVGFVALLIVFLVDLALRGAPRHLPSEPWLYFGGACGVIFISAAAAVVRVVGVFVLGLGTIAGQLIASLFIDIFVPVADKPVTAPVVSGTLLALAAVAVAAVPNLRRHA, encoded by the coding sequence GTGACAACAACCGCCGCGCCTCCCGCCGCTTCGACCCGGCAGCACCACGTTGTCGGGTTGGTCTCGGCGTTCGGGATCGGCATGCTGGTCGCGGTGCAGTCGCGGTTGAACGGCGAGCTCGGCGGCATCCTCGGCGACGGGATCCCGGCCGCGCTGATCTCGTTCGGCACCGGGCTGCTGATCCTGTTGGTCGCGACGGCCGTGGTGCCGCCGGTCCGGCGCGCACTCGGCAACGTCTGGCGCACGATCCGGACGCCGATGCGCGGGTACGGCGGTTTGCGCTGGTGGCAATGTCTCGGTGGACTCGCGGGCGCGTTCCTCGTCGCCACGCAGTCGATCACCGTCTCCGTGATCGGCGTCGCGGTCTTCCTGGTGGCCGGTGTGGCCGGGCAGGCGATCAGCAGTCTGGTCGTCGACCGCCTCGGCTTCGGCCCGGCCGGCCCGCAGCCGCTCACCACGATCCGGATCGTCGGCGCGATGATCGCCCTCGTCGCCGTCGGCCTCGCGGTGTCGGAGCAGGTGAGTCACCCCGACGGCCTGCTCCTCGCGATCCTGCCCGCGCTCGGTGGCGTCGGGACCGCCGTACAGCAGGCGATCAACGGACGGGTCGCGCGGACCGCCTCCACCGGTGGGTACGGCGCGGTCGCCGCCGGTGTGGTCAATTTCCTGGTGGGATTCGTCGCGCTGCTGATCGTCTTCCTGGTCGACCTCGCACTCCGCGGCGCACCACGGCACCTCCCGAGCGAACCCTGGCTGTACTTCGGCGGCGCTTGCGGCGTGATCTTCATCAGCGCCGCGGCCGCCGTGGTCCGCGTCGTCGGCGTCTTCGTGCTCGGCCTGGGTACGATCGCCGGTCAGCTGATCGCAAGCCTGTTCATCGACATCTTCGTTCCCGTCGCCGACAAACCGGTCACGGCGCCGGTCGTTTCGGGGACGCTGCTCGCGCTCGCCGCGGTCGCGGTCGCAGCCGTGCCCAACCTTCGCCGCCACGCCTGA